From the Laribacter hongkongensis DSM 14985 genome, one window contains:
- the hisC gene encoding histidinol-phosphate transaminase, whose translation MAATDWVRPEIAELSAYHVAPARDMRKLDAMENPYELPAALRDELAQELAQAALNRYPDPSGGGLKEELAAAFGVPAGMPLLLGNGSDEIITLITQTLARPGATVLSVEPAFVMYRMNAVFSGMRYVSVPLTDEFALDLPAMLAAIEAHQPAVVFVAYPNNPTGPRFARDEVIRIIEAAPGLVVVDEAYAAFADDSFLPDVGRWPNLVVMRTLSKLGLAGIRLGFAAGTPEWISQLDKVRPPYNVNLLTQVTARFALRHLEVFAAQAATLCQERGRLLAALLELPNVRVWPSEANFLTLRLPDARAAFAALQSAGILVKNLHGVHPLLDNCLRLTIGTPDDNAAMLAVLSSMKS comes from the coding sequence ATGAACTGCCGGCTGCCCTGCGCGACGAACTGGCGCAGGAGTTGGCGCAGGCCGCGCTCAACCGTTATCCGGATCCGTCCGGCGGCGGACTGAAAGAAGAGCTGGCCGCCGCTTTTGGCGTGCCGGCCGGCATGCCGCTGCTCCTTGGCAACGGTTCGGACGAAATCATCACGCTGATCACCCAGACGCTGGCCCGGCCAGGCGCCACCGTGCTGTCGGTCGAGCCGGCTTTTGTCATGTACCGCATGAACGCCGTGTTCAGCGGCATGCGTTACGTCAGCGTGCCGCTGACCGACGAGTTTGCGCTGGACCTGCCGGCCATGCTGGCCGCCATCGAGGCGCATCAGCCGGCCGTGGTGTTCGTGGCGTATCCGAACAACCCGACCGGGCCGCGTTTTGCCCGCGACGAGGTGATCCGTATCATCGAGGCGGCACCGGGGCTGGTGGTGGTCGACGAAGCGTACGCCGCCTTTGCCGACGACAGCTTCCTCCCGGACGTGGGGCGCTGGCCCAACCTCGTGGTGATGCGCACGCTGTCCAAGCTGGGACTCGCCGGCATCCGGCTCGGCTTTGCCGCCGGTACGCCGGAGTGGATCAGCCAGCTCGACAAGGTGCGTCCGCCCTACAACGTCAACCTGCTGACGCAGGTGACGGCGCGCTTTGCCCTGCGCCATCTGGAGGTGTTTGCCGCGCAGGCCGCAACGCTGTGCCAGGAGCGCGGCCGGCTGCTGGCGGCCCTGCTGGAGCTGCCCAACGTACGGGTCTGGCCAAGCGAGGCCAACTTCCTGACGTTGCGCCTGCCGGATGCGCGCGCGGCCTTTGCCGCGCTGCAATCGGCCGGCATCCTGGTCAAGAACCTGCACGGGGTGCATCCCCTGCTCGATAACTGCCTGCGGCTGACCATCGGTACGCCGGACGACAATGCCGCCATGCTGGCGGTGCTTTCCTCGATGAAATCCTGA